A single bacterium DNA region contains:
- a CDS encoding helix-turn-helix transcriptional regulator: MSSPSTRNDQPLIGRGGARKALLDALERVSRERVAETISLVGVSGQGKTALLAQLASDAADRGRTTFEAAAHESQSSVPLATARRLLHRIVDQVGIEPMRRYASGLEQALFARDLVLAERFGVEQVAAEADIFRFQRSFVALLEGMLVDLPVVIVVDDAQWIDGESLRTLQLAAADLAVYPLLIVLARRPSAEAEPHASVAEIHLESLELDAARSVVTQVYPDAGGAVVESIVECSQGLPYALVSLASEARTRHVNGADGLRESVRAVVLDQMRRLDPDVQTYLETLSLMEQPLSFKVAAVMAQSSEVAMNHLAHLVGSFLVAEEGSFRFSHALVCDAVRSIVRFPEAVHQRIMRELLAEPHAEGQFAERIVYHARACGEEDVEYEYLLKIARSAIASSAWHTAEACFSRALEVRKPPAEGHTAFYNQYGMTLRILNRPPELQFSVIDRAIKEGRNLGIKDGFGPLALTLVWTVVMYFHDWERARHIYDSLLQSLEDERDRWDLRSIWAHINADRLDTAVVGALNELRAAESPDLSDAAATNFAFADLMMDQRLLGHQEALEALNIARVRADLRNTHHGIGCMMHEFLLKFYEFGVNGTREIVSDRLRVARVQWARTGFLRMLYWSLSLEIACGNFAAVLEALSAVELATSPDTSRGEMCALAAMIAGFTDQGTEFDTEIKREVERAMRLPDPSVRDFLVVAWAAGEVTRDGREATRHINAVRPALARPATWWLPSCPALAVLYAQRAGDVALLETLAQGEVIEERSPWHRAHDLLMTGWASDALRAGSGRPRLEESAVVFTRLGATFYAAYARSIAGSESAAERAMLRDLDVRPPARVVGGKKKPAKRREAKEGLTFREQEIAGLVAEGNTNREIAVALFLSERTVEAHLASIFRKLNVTSRVQVARWRLSRE, encoded by the coding sequence ACGCGCTCGAGCGGGTATCGCGCGAGCGTGTGGCGGAGACGATCTCCTTGGTCGGCGTCTCGGGGCAGGGGAAGACAGCACTGCTGGCACAGCTCGCCTCGGACGCCGCCGACCGCGGACGTACGACCTTCGAGGCGGCTGCCCACGAGAGCCAGTCGAGCGTTCCGTTAGCTACCGCCCGTCGTTTGCTCCATCGGATTGTCGATCAAGTCGGGATCGAGCCCATGCGCCGGTACGCAAGCGGCCTCGAACAGGCGCTCTTCGCCCGCGACCTCGTTCTTGCGGAGCGGTTTGGCGTGGAGCAGGTCGCCGCTGAGGCGGATATTTTCCGCTTTCAGCGCTCATTCGTGGCGCTGCTCGAAGGCATGCTCGTCGATCTGCCCGTCGTCATCGTCGTCGACGACGCCCAGTGGATAGACGGCGAGAGTCTGAGGACGCTGCAGCTCGCCGCCGCCGATCTGGCAGTTTACCCGCTCTTGATCGTCCTCGCGCGGCGCCCGAGTGCCGAGGCTGAGCCGCATGCATCGGTGGCGGAGATCCATCTCGAGAGCCTCGAGCTAGACGCCGCGCGCTCCGTCGTCACGCAAGTCTATCCCGATGCCGGCGGCGCCGTCGTCGAATCGATCGTCGAGTGTTCTCAAGGACTCCCGTACGCGCTTGTCTCGCTGGCGTCGGAGGCGCGCACGCGGCACGTCAACGGCGCCGACGGGTTGCGTGAGAGCGTACGGGCCGTCGTGTTGGATCAAATGAGACGTCTCGACCCCGACGTGCAGACGTATCTCGAGACTCTCTCGCTCATGGAGCAGCCGTTGAGCTTCAAAGTCGCCGCGGTCATGGCGCAGAGTAGCGAGGTGGCGATGAATCACCTCGCGCACTTGGTGGGCTCGTTTCTCGTCGCGGAGGAAGGGAGCTTTCGCTTCTCTCACGCGCTTGTCTGCGATGCCGTACGGTCGATCGTGCGCTTTCCTGAAGCGGTCCATCAGAGGATCATGCGCGAACTGCTAGCTGAGCCGCATGCCGAGGGACAGTTTGCCGAGCGCATCGTCTACCATGCACGTGCCTGCGGCGAGGAGGACGTCGAGTACGAGTACCTCCTAAAGATCGCGCGCTCCGCGATAGCCTCCAGTGCCTGGCATACGGCCGAGGCCTGCTTCTCGCGGGCGCTCGAGGTGAGAAAGCCGCCGGCCGAAGGGCATACGGCATTCTACAATCAGTACGGCATGACGCTTCGTATTCTTAATCGGCCACCCGAGTTACAGTTCAGCGTAATCGATCGAGCCATTAAAGAAGGGCGGAACCTCGGAATAAAAGACGGGTTCGGCCCACTCGCGTTGACCCTTGTGTGGACGGTCGTGATGTATTTCCATGATTGGGAGCGGGCCAGGCACATATACGATAGTCTTCTGCAGTCGCTTGAGGACGAGCGCGATCGCTGGGACCTCCGCTCGATTTGGGCACACATTAACGCTGACCGGCTCGACACGGCGGTGGTAGGCGCGCTGAACGAGTTGCGGGCCGCAGAGTCGCCCGACCTATCGGATGCCGCTGCAACGAACTTTGCGTTCGCGGATCTCATGATGGATCAGCGGCTCCTTGGCCATCAGGAGGCGTTGGAGGCCCTCAACATCGCCCGCGTACGCGCCGACTTGAGAAACACGCACCACGGGATCGGGTGCATGATGCACGAGTTCCTCTTGAAGTTCTACGAGTTCGGCGTCAACGGCACGCGTGAGATCGTTTCGGACCGTTTGAGAGTGGCGCGGGTTCAATGGGCGCGGACAGGGTTTCTCCGCATGCTCTATTGGAGCTTGAGCCTCGAGATCGCCTGCGGTAATTTTGCCGCAGTCTTGGAGGCTCTGAGCGCTGTTGAGCTTGCAACCTCCCCCGATACATCGCGCGGCGAGATGTGTGCCCTTGCGGCGATGATCGCCGGCTTTACCGATCAGGGGACGGAGTTCGATACAGAGATTAAGCGGGAGGTTGAGCGCGCGATGCGCCTGCCCGACCCCAGCGTTCGCGACTTTCTCGTCGTAGCATGGGCGGCCGGCGAAGTGACGCGCGACGGCCGTGAAGCGACGCGGCACATCAATGCGGTTCGACCGGCGCTGGCAAGGCCCGCAACCTGGTGGTTGCCGTCGTGCCCCGCGCTCGCCGTGCTCTACGCTCAGCGCGCCGGCGACGTCGCACTGCTGGAGACGCTTGCGCAGGGTGAGGTGATTGAAGAGCGCTCACCGTGGCATAGGGCTCACGACTTACTGATGACAGGTTGGGCGTCGGACGCCCTGCGAGCCGGCAGCGGAAGACCGCGTTTGGAAGAATCCGCTGTCGTCTTCACGCGATTGGGGGCTACCTTTTACGCCGCATACGCGCGGAGCATCGCCGGGAGCGAGAGCGCTGCGGAGCGTGCGATGCTCCGAGACCTTGACGTGAGGCCTCCCGCACGCGTTGTTGGCGGCAAGAAAAAGCCGGCCAAGAGGCGCGAGGCGAAGGAGGGCTTGACGTTCAGGGAACAGGAGATCGCCGGTTTGGTTGCCGAGGGAAATACCAACCGGGAGATCGCGGTGGCGCTCTTCTTGAGCGAGCGTACCGTAGAGGCGCACCTTGCCAGCATCTTCAGAAAGCTAAACGTCACCTCGCGCGTTCAGGTGGCGAGATGGCGGCTCTCCCGGGAGTAA